A section of the Alkalihalobacillus sp. LMS39 genome encodes:
- the sigZ gene encoding RNA polymerase sigma factor SigZ, which translates to MKLEEIYKEFHKPLMVFIIKRVSNPNIAEDIAQDVFMKIAASITSLKEEEKIRSWIYNITRNAIIDYYRTKKPTTVLPGELVDDNQLENHDLSKELSACIRPMINQLPNKYKEAIELTELQGMSQKDLSRHLGMSFSGAKSRVQRGRLKLKELLIACCHIEADSYGNIIDFHKEINVSGDSCKQSNDCACN; encoded by the coding sequence ATGAAACTAGAAGAAATCTACAAGGAGTTTCATAAACCGTTAATGGTTTTTATTATTAAGCGTGTCTCTAATCCAAATATTGCAGAAGATATTGCCCAGGATGTCTTTATGAAAATTGCTGCATCCATTACTTCATTAAAAGAAGAAGAAAAAATACGAAGTTGGATCTACAACATCACCCGTAATGCAATCATCGATTATTATCGAACAAAAAAGCCAACTACCGTGCTCCCAGGCGAACTAGTTGATGATAACCAGCTGGAGAATCACGATTTATCAAAGGAACTGTCTGCATGTATTCGTCCAATGATCAATCAACTTCCAAATAAATACAAAGAAGCGATTGAACTTACAGAACTACAGGGTATGTCCCAAAAAGATTTAAGTCGTCATTTAGGAATGTCTTTTTCCGGTGCGAAATCGAGAGTTCAACGTGGACGGTTGAAGTTAAAGGAGTTGTTAATTGCATGCTGTCATATTGAAGCAGATTCCTATGGGAATATCATTGATTTTCATAAAGAAATTAATGTATCCGGAGATAGCTGCAAGCAGTCCAATGACTGTGCCTGTAATTAG
- a CDS encoding alpha/beta hydrolase, translating into MSSEELLSLIVVRGRIIGDDRQLDDYETRGNSMSIYKSTDSEKMMLELYDSQVRGLGIDYEDLYVNTRYGETHVLKIGNPNAKPVILFHGGNSTSAFSLSKNLHLFKDYLVYAPDTIGHPGKSVQNVLSSNTLDYGFWASDVIGSLGYTEIICIGESFGGGILAKLMCTSPDRISKAILLVPAGIYNASKYKLIVSMGIPMLMYLLTKKEKWFRKAFLPMASLNESIDNETLEMIRTTFHHVKVNPNMPSNVKATEMKKYNSPTLLFAGEKDVLFPGEKVIKRAKNIIPNVEGHLLKNCGHLYFTSAERRKYINQVVNDFLSN; encoded by the coding sequence ATGAGTAGCGAAGAACTGCTATCGCTTATTGTAGTAAGAGGCAGGATAATAGGAGACGATAGACAACTCGATGATTATGAAACGAGGGGAAATAGTATGAGTATATACAAATCAACTGATAGTGAGAAGATGATGTTGGAACTATATGACTCCCAGGTTAGAGGCTTAGGGATAGACTATGAAGATTTATATGTGAACACACGGTATGGAGAAACTCATGTTTTAAAAATAGGAAACCCTAATGCTAAGCCTGTAATTCTTTTTCACGGGGGAAATAGTACTTCTGCTTTTTCATTAAGCAAAAACTTACACTTATTTAAAGACTATTTAGTTTATGCTCCAGATACAATCGGACACCCTGGAAAAAGTGTTCAAAACGTTTTATCATCAAATACACTTGATTACGGATTTTGGGCTTCTGATGTGATCGGTTCGTTAGGATATACAGAAATCATTTGCATTGGGGAGTCCTTTGGTGGGGGAATTTTAGCAAAACTTATGTGTACTTCACCAGATAGAATATCTAAAGCAATTCTACTTGTGCCTGCAGGGATATACAACGCTTCAAAATATAAACTGATCGTGAGTATGGGTATACCAATGCTTATGTATTTATTAACTAAAAAAGAAAAGTGGTTTAGAAAAGCATTTTTACCCATGGCCTCTTTAAATGAATCTATCGATAATGAAACGTTAGAAATGATTAGGACCACCTTTCATCATGTCAAAGTAAATCCAAATATGCCTTCAAATGTAAAGGCCACTGAAATGAAAAAATACAACTCACCTACATTACTATTTGCTGGAGAAAAAGATGTTTTGTTTCCAGGTGAAAAGGTGATTAAACGAGCCAAAAATATAATTCCAAATGTTGAAGGACACCTTCTGAAAAATTGTGGTCATTTATACTTCACATCAGCGGAAAGGCGGAAATACATCAATCAAGTAGTGAATGATTTTTTATCTAACTAA
- a CDS encoding AAA domain-containing protein, with the protein MKEQLVHMRDKLNNINKRNRSIRLLKLYNKWSFDLTELDKLAEEINVSEIVEKIVKQTKSNITILKPSIDNDDSLALAKKLTNLSRNIKSIEEEKGIHDFYLGYPFLSGTLQDGTFFQAPLFLYPLRLERIKVNSQRWVLSLDEGEPQLNRTLFLAFKKYNDLRFTEEFFEKGASLATSLDFETWLSFLREYEISVQYNQEGMLKLKQYTADDIPENANITLVENAVIGHFPQGNTSLVRDYELLIEKNENGDNLSLAGELIDSTSTDVDTETDEEELLEVKEENIELLNLLPADGSQEEILKEAYYRKGLVVHGPPGTGKSQVIVNLITDGVKQGKKILVVCEKRAALDVVYQRLDSLGLSNHVALVHDEKFDRKVLYAKLASVIEQSEITHQESVEILTTTSKKLQNHEELLNSIAKALYEKQPFGLRLYDLYGLANSVENTTQIIELSSVLSDLDKDGLDEISERVYTYGEWFARFGHEDYPLKKRKSFSDFVMKDKLQAIELLNGVIARAEKAVDYLESLDQEKITPAYTWLVENKLDKVYPDLDDTNQRTLQGLRLWWWTTFSGKPILNELLDGENFKGVNSTEWLKVKQSLIIMHNLGKETKAMSEEVEKLSKYLANEQISYFKTRISEGDIPVKELNQILESIHSDFEELQQMDGYFSRTTEQVRDVIGKLQEKENNTDMSLPDFWVDLFRNSAYVQWIDETEKKYPQVQKVSTNEFQRIRATFALLIEEKRKVATQYIIHKLTESVEKAHATHTKRIRDLKHQVGKKRMIWSLRKLVNEFASYGLVDILPVWLASPEIVSAIFPLEEGLFDLVIFDEASQCTVESGIPSVYRARQVIVAGDEKQLPPSTTFMGSISSNDDDDDEPEFETDDSVSLLNLAKRRFPEKILQWHYRSKYEELINFSNHAFYNGHIQIAPNVNKYRTPPAIQWKKVDGYWINQSNEVEALEVVGQLKDILINQPKKTVGIITFNAKQQGKILDMIEKVTEEDEEFNVIYQQVMSQDLDERVFVKNIENVQGDERDIILFSIGYAKNEEGKVYNRFGSLNQKGGESRLNVAVTRAKEGIVVVSSIDPEQLNVTNTAEVGPKIFKSYLKYAKAVAQSNIEVIESVIQELNETVTTHVKKQELQFDSNFEEQVYNQLRNLGYEVTTQVGMSGYRIDMAIVHPEDSSRYILGIECDGAMYHSSQNAKERDVYRQKFLESRGWTIERIWSRNWWRNQNAEIERIDQRVKELVKKK; encoded by the coding sequence ATGAAAGAACAGTTAGTACATATGAGGGATAAGCTTAACAATATAAACAAGCGTAATCGGTCGATTCGGTTGTTAAAGCTTTATAATAAGTGGAGTTTTGACCTAACTGAGTTGGATAAGCTTGCAGAAGAAATCAATGTTTCGGAAATTGTTGAAAAAATTGTGAAGCAAACAAAATCAAATATTACGATACTAAAGCCTTCCATTGATAATGATGACTCGCTCGCACTCGCTAAGAAACTAACGAATCTTTCTCGGAATATAAAGAGCATTGAAGAAGAGAAAGGAATTCACGATTTTTATCTTGGCTATCCGTTCTTGTCTGGAACACTTCAAGACGGGACTTTTTTTCAAGCTCCACTTTTCTTATATCCTTTGAGACTTGAGCGGATTAAAGTGAATAGCCAAAGGTGGGTGTTGAGTTTAGATGAAGGGGAACCCCAGTTAAATAGGACATTGTTTCTTGCGTTTAAAAAGTACAATGATTTACGGTTTACTGAAGAATTCTTTGAAAAGGGCGCGAGTTTAGCGACGTCTTTGGACTTTGAAACTTGGCTAAGCTTCTTACGTGAGTATGAAATATCAGTCCAATATAATCAAGAAGGAATGTTGAAATTAAAGCAATATACGGCAGATGACATACCCGAGAACGCGAACATAACGTTAGTAGAAAATGCAGTCATTGGGCATTTTCCTCAAGGGAATACGTCTTTAGTAAGAGATTATGAATTACTAATCGAAAAAAATGAGAATGGTGATAATCTTTCACTTGCTGGTGAGTTAATCGATTCGACTTCAACGGACGTAGACACAGAAACAGATGAGGAAGAATTACTGGAAGTAAAGGAAGAGAACATTGAGCTATTAAATTTATTACCTGCAGATGGATCTCAAGAAGAGATTTTGAAAGAAGCGTATTATAGAAAAGGACTTGTTGTGCATGGACCACCGGGAACAGGGAAATCGCAAGTTATCGTTAATTTAATTACCGATGGGGTAAAACAAGGGAAAAAAATCTTAGTCGTTTGTGAGAAACGTGCTGCGTTAGACGTTGTTTATCAGCGGTTAGATAGCTTAGGGTTGAGTAATCATGTTGCACTTGTTCATGATGAAAAGTTTGACCGGAAAGTACTTTATGCAAAATTAGCGTCTGTAATTGAGCAAAGTGAAATCACCCATCAAGAATCGGTAGAGATTTTAACAACGACATCGAAAAAGCTACAAAATCATGAGGAGCTCTTAAATAGTATTGCTAAGGCTCTTTATGAAAAACAACCGTTTGGGCTCAGACTATATGATTTATATGGCTTAGCTAATTCTGTTGAAAATACGACGCAAATTATTGAGTTATCTTCTGTCTTATCCGACTTAGATAAAGATGGGTTAGATGAAATCTCTGAACGTGTTTATACATATGGCGAGTGGTTTGCTCGCTTTGGGCATGAGGATTACCCTTTGAAAAAGCGGAAAAGCTTTTCAGATTTCGTGATGAAAGATAAATTACAAGCGATAGAATTGTTAAATGGGGTCATTGCTCGAGCGGAAAAAGCTGTCGACTATCTCGAATCATTAGACCAAGAAAAGATAACGCCCGCTTATACATGGTTGGTCGAGAATAAGTTGGATAAAGTGTATCCAGACTTAGATGATACGAATCAACGGACACTTCAAGGATTACGGTTATGGTGGTGGACCACGTTTTCTGGGAAACCGATACTCAATGAGCTGTTGGATGGGGAGAACTTTAAAGGTGTAAATTCTACAGAGTGGTTAAAAGTGAAGCAGTCTCTGATTATCATGCACAACTTAGGGAAAGAAACGAAGGCCATGTCTGAGGAAGTGGAAAAGCTATCAAAATATTTGGCAAATGAACAAATCTCCTATTTCAAAACAAGAATATCAGAAGGGGATATTCCGGTTAAAGAATTAAATCAAATTCTTGAGTCGATCCACAGTGATTTTGAAGAATTGCAACAGATGGATGGATATTTTTCTCGAACAACAGAGCAAGTGCGTGATGTTATCGGCAAGTTACAAGAAAAAGAAAACAACACGGACATGTCATTGCCGGACTTTTGGGTGGATTTATTTCGAAATTCTGCTTATGTTCAGTGGATTGACGAAACCGAAAAAAAATATCCTCAAGTTCAAAAAGTATCGACAAATGAATTTCAGCGGATTCGAGCTACCTTTGCGTTATTGATTGAGGAAAAAAGAAAAGTGGCTACCCAATATATTATCCATAAGTTAACGGAAAGTGTGGAAAAAGCTCATGCTACCCATACAAAGAGAATAAGAGATTTAAAGCACCAAGTAGGAAAGAAGCGAATGATTTGGTCATTAAGAAAACTTGTTAATGAGTTCGCTAGTTATGGTTTGGTCGATATCCTTCCTGTTTGGCTTGCTTCACCAGAAATAGTGTCAGCTATTTTTCCGCTTGAAGAAGGGTTATTTGATTTAGTCATTTTTGATGAGGCATCCCAATGTACAGTGGAGAGTGGAATTCCTTCTGTGTATCGAGCAAGACAAGTCATTGTTGCTGGTGATGAGAAACAATTGCCACCTTCTACAACATTTATGGGGAGTATTTCGAGCAATGATGATGACGACGATGAACCGGAATTTGAAACAGACGATTCAGTTAGCTTATTAAATCTGGCGAAAAGAAGATTTCCGGAGAAAATTTTACAATGGCATTATCGCTCAAAATATGAGGAGTTAATTAACTTCTCAAATCATGCGTTTTATAATGGACATATTCAAATTGCGCCGAACGTCAATAAATACAGAACCCCACCAGCAATACAGTGGAAGAAAGTAGACGGGTATTGGATAAATCAATCTAACGAGGTAGAAGCACTTGAAGTCGTAGGGCAACTTAAAGACATTTTAATTAATCAACCGAAAAAAACAGTCGGAATTATTACCTTTAATGCGAAACAACAAGGGAAGATACTCGATATGATTGAGAAAGTCACAGAGGAAGATGAAGAATTTAATGTCATCTACCAACAAGTCATGTCCCAAGATTTAGATGAGCGAGTATTTGTTAAAAACATTGAAAATGTTCAAGGGGACGAACGAGATATTATTCTCTTTTCGATCGGCTATGCGAAAAACGAAGAAGGAAAGGTGTATAATCGCTTTGGCTCTCTTAATCAAAAAGGGGGAGAAAGCAGGTTGAATGTCGCCGTCACTCGAGCAAAAGAGGGAATTGTTGTTGTATCAAGTATTGACCCAGAACAACTCAATGTGACGAACACAGCAGAAGTCGGCCCGAAAATCTTCAAGTCATACTTGAAGTATGCTAAAGCCGTAGCCCAATCAAACATCGAGGTGATTGAGTCGGTCATCCAAGAACTGAATGAAACAGTGACTACTCATGTAAAAAAACAAGAGTTGCAATTTGATTCTAATTTTGAAGAGCAAGTATACAATCAACTAAGAAATTTAGGCTATGAAGTCACAACTCAAGTCGGAATGTCCGGATATCGAATCGATATGGCAATCGTGCACCCAGAAGATTCCTCGAGATATATTCTAGGAATAGAATGTGATGGTGCTATGTATCATAGTTCTCAAAATGCCAAAGAAAGAGACGTCTACCGGCAAAAATTCCTTGAAAGTCGGGGCTGGACAATTGAACGGATATGGAGCCGCAACTGGTGGCGAAACCAAAATGCAGAAATAGAAAGAATTGACCAAAGAGTGAAAGAGTTGGTGAAAAAGAAATAG
- a CDS encoding acyltransferase family protein, giving the protein MNKRLYYLDYLRVVITILVIVHHTAIAYGAGGDWIYKDVDESELTISMIVLTIFTAVNQSFFMGLFFFLSGYFTPGSYDRKGGKSFLKDRLLRLGIPLLVYLSILGPIITYIAHFKEQMSLVEYYLQHVITLNILHIGPMWFVETLIYFSLLYAVYRVLNKRSMSKNIALPTSKQLVIIALALGLVAFLVRLVIPVGYSWLGLQFGYFPAYILLFISGIIAYRQKWLEQISRPLVKTWVRISVLSIPLLPLAFLAGGALEGNMEYEGGVNLQAFVYAMWEPFVAFGIILWLLKTFEQKMNTPSNRKTILANAAYTVYIIHPVVIVGLSILLTGSALFPIVKFVIVSLLGTIVCFVVSSFIIKIPYARRIL; this is encoded by the coding sequence TTGAATAAAAGATTATACTATTTAGATTATTTACGTGTAGTGATCACAATACTTGTTATTGTTCATCATACCGCTATTGCTTATGGAGCGGGAGGAGATTGGATTTATAAAGATGTTGATGAGTCTGAGCTGACAATCTCGATGATTGTATTAACGATTTTTACAGCGGTAAATCAGTCATTTTTTATGGGTTTGTTTTTCTTTCTTTCCGGTTATTTTACACCAGGGTCTTATGATCGCAAAGGGGGAAAATCTTTTTTAAAGGACCGCTTGCTTCGTTTAGGAATTCCGCTACTAGTTTACCTTTCTATTTTAGGTCCTATTATAACGTATATCGCTCATTTTAAAGAGCAAATGTCACTTGTTGAGTATTATTTACAGCATGTCATTACGTTGAATATTCTTCATATTGGACCAATGTGGTTTGTAGAGACATTGATTTATTTTTCTCTCCTATATGCTGTTTATAGAGTACTGAATAAACGTTCCATGTCAAAAAACATAGCGTTACCGACTTCGAAACAGTTAGTTATAATCGCCTTGGCATTGGGACTAGTTGCTTTTCTAGTAAGACTAGTAATTCCTGTTGGTTATAGTTGGTTAGGATTACAATTCGGCTATTTTCCGGCTTATATTCTATTATTCATTAGCGGGATTATCGCTTATCGACAAAAGTGGTTAGAACAAATTAGTCGACCACTCGTGAAGACGTGGGTGAGAATATCGGTATTGTCGATACCGCTCCTTCCATTGGCATTCCTTGCTGGTGGGGCATTAGAAGGAAACATGGAATATGAAGGTGGAGTGAATCTTCAAGCGTTTGTTTATGCCATGTGGGAACCCTTTGTCGCCTTTGGCATAATATTATGGTTACTAAAAACCTTCGAACAAAAAATGAACACACCAAGTAATAGGAAGACAATACTGGCAAATGCAGCATATACCGTTTATATAATTCACCCGGTTGTTATTGTCGGGCTTAGTATTTTGCTGACTGGTAGTGCCCTCTTTCCAATCGTTAAATTTGTAATCGTCAGTCTCCTTGGTACGATTGTTTGTTTTGTTGTTAGTTCATTTATTATTAAAATTCCGTATGCGAGACGGATATTATAA
- a CDS encoding NUDIX domain-containing protein, which translates to MEIWDIYDKNRNLTGKTMKRGEPFEKDEYHLVIHVCLFNEKGEMLIQHRQPFKSGWSNMWDITVGGSALSGETSQQAAEREVLEEIGYAIDLHGVRPSLTANFEVGFDDYYLVEVDLDFDLNQLKLQREEVQNVKWANRGEILRMIGEETFIPYHTSLIELLFDMRKQMGAHNMKV; encoded by the coding sequence TTGGAAATATGGGATATCTATGATAAAAACAGAAACCTCACAGGGAAAACAATGAAAAGAGGAGAACCTTTTGAAAAAGACGAGTACCATCTAGTGATCCATGTTTGTCTTTTTAATGAAAAGGGAGAAATGCTCATACAGCACCGTCAACCTTTCAAAAGTGGTTGGTCAAATATGTGGGATATTACAGTAGGAGGCAGTGCCCTTTCTGGAGAGACAAGTCAACAAGCCGCAGAGCGGGAAGTACTGGAGGAAATTGGGTATGCCATTGACTTACATGGAGTGAGACCTTCGTTAACAGCAAACTTCGAAGTCGGGTTTGATGACTATTATCTTGTTGAAGTTGATCTTGATTTTGATTTAAATCAATTGAAGCTTCAACGAGAAGAAGTACAGAACGTAAAGTGGGCGAATAGGGGAGAGATATTGAGGATGATTGGAGAAGAAACATTCATTCCCTATCATACTAGCTTGATTGAGCTGTTGTTTGATATGAGAAAACAAATGGGGGCACATAACATGAAAGTGTGA
- a CDS encoding substrate-binding domain-containing protein, giving the protein MGKILTFVIVIISGFLFYFTINSAVSVFFSDSKLPETTAEQSIDNRIVLITRELDTPFWEKVSEGAKEQAQNDGASLEVWGSYAGNQEDFLRQIDIAIYAKVDGIIVQGLDTPEFKELTKVKAASHGIPIITVANDVPMEESLRKTFVGSDHFLAGKLIANQLVQDMGETGQVILMLDSNEQYYQKQRLLGIQDVLGQYSSIEMIEAKASESREAGVDAAKDLLNKYPNVDAFIAVHAPFASHIVEEIERRTKLEYYHVYSFDEDSASSLLLEQGKLDAVVEQSPRSMGVISVSLMMEWLRDGAVPLELQGYHTDIRLVKAMDAP; this is encoded by the coding sequence ATGGGGAAGATTCTTACATTTGTAATCGTTATCATATCAGGGTTTTTATTTTATTTTACGATTAACTCCGCCGTTAGTGTGTTTTTTTCGGATTCGAAGTTGCCCGAAACGACAGCCGAGCAATCGATTGATAATCGGATTGTGTTGATTACGAGAGAGCTCGATACGCCTTTTTGGGAAAAGGTGAGTGAAGGTGCGAAAGAGCAAGCTCAAAATGATGGAGCGAGTTTAGAGGTGTGGGGGAGTTACGCTGGGAATCAAGAGGATTTCCTAAGACAAATTGACATTGCGATTTATGCAAAAGTGGATGGGATTATTGTCCAAGGCTTAGATACACCTGAGTTTAAAGAGTTAACGAAGGTGAAAGCCGCGTCTCATGGCATTCCTATTATTACCGTGGCCAATGATGTTCCAATGGAAGAAAGTCTTCGGAAAACGTTTGTTGGTTCAGACCACTTTTTAGCAGGAAAATTAATCGCAAACCAACTCGTTCAAGATATGGGGGAAACCGGTCAAGTTATTTTGATGCTAGATAGTAATGAACAGTATTATCAGAAGCAACGCCTGTTAGGAATACAAGATGTACTAGGCCAGTATTCTTCTATTGAAATGATTGAAGCCAAAGCTAGTGAATCTAGAGAAGCTGGGGTAGACGCAGCAAAGGATTTATTAAATAAATATCCTAATGTTGATGCTTTCATCGCCGTTCATGCCCCGTTTGCTTCGCATATTGTGGAGGAGATTGAGAGAAGGACAAAGCTAGAGTATTATCATGTTTATTCTTTTGATGAGGATAGCGCGTCTAGTTTACTGTTGGAGCAAGGAAAGTTAGATGCGGTCGTAGAACAATCTCCAAGAAGTATGGGCGTCATTAGTGTTAGCTTGATGATGGAATGGTTGAGGGATGGGGCCGTGCCACTGGAATTACAAGGCTATCATACAGATATTCGACTCGTGAAGGCAATGGATGCGCCATGA
- a CDS encoding sensor histidine kinase yields MNKLQKKIWVLALVVLLIMTVIWVSLTSYNQKMQEQYNFVLERYIILNELTGASQTIVTELNNYLVAPTSENLDHITTSKMEIELLKEQVLDLKNVSNELALTNYIHLIDSLIETTDRSVRLHEELNSENSMAIMKEATFISNYISEMTLTLIDIELKTFDPYYRGIITQAEGVSKLGFWVLSLIIFLLLLFTYWFSIRITKPVKKLTEAASELSKGRFDVKIEVDSRDEIAFLGQMFEQMRVNINNLISEIREKAKLEKELQQNKLLLKESQLQQLQSQINPHFLFNTLNTLSKKAYMEGAEETSDLITSVADLLRYNLKHLDKTITLFDEVNVLQAYIEIQNARFTDRLTFHTDIDKSCLQAEIPGLTIQPIVENAVIYAVEPFEQGGQIWFRVKDGGDKVIVEVEDDGPGMSDEIMTQIMEERRDSQKGHSSGIGLSNVVKRLRLFNGYHDVMNIESKSEGGTKVTIFLFKERGGNRTDESFNR; encoded by the coding sequence ATGAATAAATTACAAAAGAAAATTTGGGTGCTTGCTCTCGTTGTCCTACTAATTATGACTGTCATTTGGGTTTCATTAACGTCCTATAATCAAAAAATGCAAGAGCAATATAATTTTGTTCTTGAGCGATATATTATTTTGAATGAATTAACGGGTGCAAGTCAAACGATTGTAACAGAATTAAATAATTATTTAGTTGCTCCTACAAGTGAAAATTTAGACCATATTACGACTAGTAAGATGGAGATTGAGTTATTAAAAGAGCAGGTCTTGGATCTTAAAAATGTCTCGAATGAACTAGCGTTAACGAACTATATTCATTTAATTGATAGTCTTATCGAAACGACAGATCGTTCAGTTCGCTTACATGAAGAGTTAAACTCAGAAAATTCGATGGCCATCATGAAAGAAGCAACGTTTATTTCGAATTATATTTCAGAGATGACATTAACGTTAATTGATATAGAGTTAAAAACTTTTGATCCATATTACCGAGGAATCATCACACAAGCAGAAGGTGTAAGTAAATTAGGTTTTTGGGTTCTTTCGTTAATTATCTTTTTGTTATTGCTATTCACGTATTGGTTTTCTATTAGAATAACGAAACCTGTAAAAAAATTGACCGAAGCAGCAAGTGAATTATCAAAGGGGAGATTTGACGTAAAAATCGAGGTCGACTCTAGAGATGAGATTGCTTTTTTAGGACAAATGTTTGAACAGATGAGAGTAAATATAAATAATCTCATTTCGGAAATCCGCGAAAAAGCAAAGCTTGAGAAAGAGCTGCAACAAAATAAATTACTGTTAAAAGAAAGTCAGCTGCAACAATTGCAAAGTCAAATTAACCCTCATTTTTTATTTAATACGTTAAATACGTTGTCCAAGAAGGCGTATATGGAGGGTGCTGAAGAAACAAGTGATTTGATTACGAGTGTTGCGGATTTATTACGCTATAATTTAAAACACCTCGACAAGACGATTACGCTCTTTGATGAAGTCAATGTGTTACAAGCTTATATTGAAATTCAAAATGCGAGATTTACAGACCGACTGACCTTTCATACAGATATTGATAAAAGTTGTTTGCAAGCAGAAATACCTGGGTTAACGATCCAGCCTATCGTAGAAAATGCGGTTATATATGCGGTTGAGCCTTTTGAACAAGGCGGACAAATTTGGTTCCGTGTGAAAGATGGGGGAGACAAGGTTATTGTCGAAGTGGAGGACGATGGACCAGGGATGTCAGACGAAATAATGACACAAATTATGGAGGAGCGTCGTGATTCTCAAAAAGGCCATTCATCGGGAATTGGCTTAAGTAATGTCGTGAAACGATTGCGGCTCTTTAATGGGTATCATGATGTCATGAACATTGAAAGCAAGAGTGAAGGTGGAACAAAAGTCACCATTTTCTTGTTTAAAGAGAGAGGAGGTAACCGAACTGATGAAAGTTTTAATCGTTGA
- a CDS encoding response regulator, which translates to MKVLIVDDEQIERETMQQILVTKFSGLEVKQAPNGRVALEMAEAFLPDVVLMDIQMPGMDGFEAIEKMNKNHPHIKFIMVTAYATFDYAHSAMKLGVVDYIVKPSKIKNIVETVGKVLKLVEEEKMEMSEKKSNEDKLMSLFEADIVTQLLFDHVHEVHIDQLVHLLDLKMTQESFVMTLLLPQGAVVDYSAIREKVRQTGDILIGPLSGRQIPIIVFRKQEQKFQSQASLLVKQILSLAPSLNSGWFIGIGNVYRSLDQIRQSYQESLMATKDTMLPQRHCYYFEVQGQLPSLDGKKLKEREEQVFKLVRNGEWEALHSELSDFLSGAEKEGSRFLQTQQRLSEFVWVISQILHEMGVELDSYLYTLTATDFRQLRVEMNTIVERMEQAYKAHASTLEGDTIQRIKQYVLKHADEDISLETISKEVGLSPIYISKMFKEQLGINYIHFLTECRIEKAKKLMRDPDKSLKEITFEVGYHDPNYFSKVFKKMCQLSPTEYRKQLHAK; encoded by the coding sequence ATGAAAGTTTTAATCGTTGATGATGAACAAATTGAACGAGAGACGATGCAACAAATATTAGTCACGAAATTTTCTGGACTTGAAGTGAAGCAAGCCCCTAACGGAAGAGTAGCTTTGGAAATGGCAGAAGCGTTTCTACCAGATGTCGTGTTAATGGATATACAAATGCCAGGAATGGATGGGTTTGAAGCCATTGAAAAGATGAACAAAAATCATCCACATATTAAATTTATTATGGTAACGGCATATGCGACTTTTGATTACGCCCATTCAGCCATGAAATTAGGCGTTGTCGATTACATCGTTAAGCCAAGTAAAATAAAGAACATCGTGGAAACCGTTGGGAAAGTGTTAAAGCTCGTTGAGGAAGAAAAGATGGAGATGTCAGAAAAGAAATCAAATGAAGATAAGTTAATGTCCTTATTTGAAGCAGATATTGTTACCCAGCTATTATTTGATCATGTCCATGAAGTTCATATCGATCAGCTCGTTCATTTATTAGATTTAAAGATGACTCAAGAATCTTTTGTCATGACCTTATTGTTACCACAAGGAGCAGTGGTCGATTATTCTGCGATTCGAGAAAAAGTAAGGCAAACAGGAGATATCCTGATAGGTCCTTTATCTGGGCGACAAATTCCGATTATTGTGTTCCGGAAGCAGGAGCAAAAGTTTCAAAGTCAAGCTAGTTTATTAGTGAAGCAAATTTTATCATTAGCGCCATCATTGAATTCAGGATGGTTCATTGGGATTGGGAATGTATATCGTTCATTAGATCAAATTAGACAGTCTTATCAGGAATCGTTAATGGCGACGAAAGATACAATGCTTCCTCAAAGACATTGTTATTATTTTGAAGTTCAAGGACAACTTCCTAGCCTTGATGGAAAGAAATTGAAAGAACGAGAAGAACAAGTATTCAAGCTCGTTCGAAATGGAGAGTGGGAAGCCCTTCATTCTGAGCTGTCAGACTTTTTAAGCGGAGCAGAAAAAGAGGGAAGCCGCTTTCTCCAAACACAACAACGCTTATCGGAATTTGTCTGGGTTATCTCTCAAATCTTACATGAAATGGGTGTCGAGTTAGATTCCTATCTTTATACGTTAACAGCAACGGATTTCAGACAATTACGAGTAGAAATGAATACGATAGTAGAACGAATGGAACAGGCGTATAAAGCTCATGCTTCGACTTTAGAAGGAGACACAATTCAGCGAATAAAGCAATATGTGCTAAAACATGCGGACGAAGATATATCTCTTGAAACGATTAGTAAAGAAGTAGGATTAAGCCCTATTTATATTAGCAAAATGTTTAAAGAACAACTTGGCATTAATTATATTCATTTTTTAACGGAATGTCGGATTGAGAAAGCAAAGAAATTAATGAGGGATCCGGATAAAAGCTTGAAAGAAATTACGTTTGAGGTCGGTTACCATGACCCAAATTATTTTAGTAAGGTGTTTAAAAAGATGTGTCAGCTTTCACCGACAGAATATCGAAAACAGCTTCATGCCAAATAG